One genomic window of Corticium candelabrum chromosome 9, ooCorCand1.1, whole genome shotgun sequence includes the following:
- the LOC134184628 gene encoding ubiquitin domain-containing protein UBFD1-like isoform X1 — protein MYDQSRICRTSGVRACDNNLHWELSGGETLTEDGESHMISAATTAANEGCQEVQTAGKELSSESVSFKVTYKRTNYDVTFSFEKTVGELKDYLGKLTGVPVVMMKLMYKGAVKDDSKTLRDIRVMNGAKMMIVGSTVTDVMTLAAPLPASDKQKEEESGPTKEPFSKQRPHCLIIDKGKPDDALPARIGKKEALPKVPVSGMLNKLGGKVRLTFKLDVDQLWIGTRERTQKVQMSSIHSVISEPIVGHEEYHIMALQLGPTEQSRFWIYWVPAQYIDAIKDTILGKWQYF, from the exons ATGTACgaccagagccgtatatgcAGAACATCTGGCGTGAGAGCGTGCGACAATAACTTACACTGGGAGTTGAGCG GCGGCGAGactctcacagaagatggtGAGAGTCACATGATAtctgctgcaaccacagcaGCGAATGAGGGATGCCAGGAAGTACAAACAGCTGGAAAGGAATTGTCTAGTGAAAGTGTGTCATTCAAGGTTACTTACAAGCGGACAAATTACGACGTAACGTTTAGTTTCGAGAAAACAGTTGGAGAATTGAAAGATTACCTTGGCAAACTTACAG GTGTTCCTGTAGTCATGATGAAACTGATGTACAAAG GAGCTGTGAAAGATGACAGCAAGACGTTGAGGGACATTAGAGTGATGAATGGTGCAAAAATGATGATTGTTGGGTCAACTGTAACTGATGTGATGACACTAGCGGCCCCATTGCCTGCTTCTGACAAGCAAAAGGAAGAGGAATCTG GTCCAACAAAAGAACCTTTCTCTAAACAGAGG CCTCACTGTCTGATTATTGACAAGGGAAAGCCAGATGATGCTCTACCAGCAAGAATAGGCAAGAAG GAAGCACTTCCCAAGGTTCCTGTATCAGGCATGTTAAACAAGTTAGGAGGAAAAGTTAGGCTTACATTCAAGCTTGATGTCGATCAGCTGTGGATAGGCACAAGAG AAAGAACTCAAAAGGTACAAATGAGTTCCATTCATTCTGTTATATCAGAGCCAATTGTAGGTCATGAGGAATACCACATCATG GCACTTCAATTAGGACCAACAGAACAGTCAAGATTCTGGATCTACTGGGTACCAGCTCAATACATTGATGCTATAAAAGATACTATTTTAGGAAAGTGGCAGTACTTCTAA
- the LOC134184970 gene encoding uncharacterized protein LOC134184970 isoform X2, which yields MWTSSRSLPAIGRRLDRSSVSESLAQSEPSTTTDFATQDIVAIDKMRGGNGFSGRQRPVSVSPLNEFSSSRIRHLESRINANEQAYRGFLEELVRIQDELRANVRRNDERWKEERKDRYQLREGLQTTAEQLSELLKRVNKAEDRADVEKREFRSVARHLEKVDLMRVGKQAEKVTVANQEQQMIWNDRYLNGICMCI from the exons ATGTGGACATCTTCAAG GTCTTTGCCTGCTATTGGCCGACGCTTGGACCGAAGCTCTGTGTCTGAATCTCTGGCGCAGTCAGAACCAAGCACCACTACTGACTTTGCTACGCAGGACATAGTTGCTATAGACAAAATGAGAGGTGGAAATGGTTTCTCTGGCAGACAGAGACCAGTGAGCGTATCACCTTTGAATGAGTTCAGTTCCAGTAGGATACGTCATTTGGAAAGCCGAATAAACGCTAATGAGCAAGCTTATCGTGGATTTCTAGAAGAACTGGTTCGTATCCAGGATGAACTCAGAGCAAATGTAAGAAGAAACGACGAACGGtggaaagaagagagaaaggACAGATATCAATTGCGTGAAGGATTGCAAACGACTGCCGAACAACTCAGTGAACTTTTGAAGAGAGTTAACAAGGCAGAGGATAGAGCTGACGTGGAAAAGAGGGAATTCAGGTCAGTTGCACGTCATCTAGAAAAAGTCGACCTGATGAGAGTGGGGAAGCAGGCTGAGAAGGTAACTGTAGCAAACCAAGAGCAGCAGATGATATGGAATGACAGGTACCTCAATGGAATTTGTATGTGCATCTAA
- the LOC134184753 gene encoding uncharacterized protein LOC134184753: protein MTAYMVAVPCNDSEVLRDTVAVVLTKVDDSLSERRSVSVLADSLLVWSAQNRQAFESFAKSLLRLLLPCLKDVGKKPSRSWKERIWRNFHVVCVSSDLTTLWKSQPTEVCSGDSMHCQMLVTAIMEHLIKVHYPVEVTSLTHQSEQLATSTEEQKVIRYMAGYIPVSLRKKLERSSHHQKEEFILCLWGMCEDETDCEDFLAYTRHWVDRVNRGGLFIVSDLSYLLFEQLELNVRKLYNLSELDTSSSLCSRDEVREAVVGSDDVQFYWSQLSSDLDDDGSHQLLRMIVDLWITIRGFSFVRSFMEQYKQAHAVGILKLSLFVKL from the coding sequence ATGACGGCATATATGGTGGCTGTCCCTTGCAATGATTCTGAGGTCCTACGCGACACTGTGGCAGTTGTGTTGACTAAGGTAGACGATTCCCTGAGTGAAAGAAGGAGTGTTTCAGTTTTAGCAGATTCGCTACTTGTCTGGAGTGCTCAGAACAGGCAAGCATTCGAGAGCTTCGCTAAGTCACTGTTGCGGTTGCTTCTTCCGTGTTTGAAGGACGTGGGAAAGAAGCCCAGCAGATCGTGGAAGGAGAGAATTTGGCGCAACTTCCATGTGGTTTGTGTCTCCAGTGACTTGACGACACTGTGGAAGTCGCAACCAACTGAGGTGTGTTCTGGTGATTCGATGCATTGTCAAATGTTGGTCACTGCTATCATGGAGCACCTCATAAAAGTCCATTACCCTGTTGAGGTTACGTCGTTGACTCATCAGTCTGAGCAATTGGCCACGTCAACAGAGGAGCAAAAGGTGATACGATACATGGCAGGTTACATTCCCGTGTCACTAAGAAAGAAGCTAGAACGATCTTCCCATCACCAAAAAGAGGAATTTATTCTGTGCCTCTGGGGGATGTGTGAGGATGAGACAGATTGTGAAGATTTCCTCGCCTACACTAGACACTGGGTGGATCGAGTAAACCGTGGAGGTCTGTTTATAGTCAGTGATCTGTCCTATCTCCTGTTTGAGCAGCTTGAACTCAATGTTCGTAAGCTGTACAATTTGTCAGAGCTTGACACTTCATCGTCGTTATGTTCCCGTGATGAAGTCAGAGAGGCAGTTGTGGGATCAGATGACGTTCAGTTCTATTGGTCCCAGTTGTCTTCAGATCTTGATGATGATGGTAGTCATCAGCTACTTAGAATGATTGTAGACTTATGGATTACAATACGTGGATTTTCATTCGTGAGATCATTTATGGAACAGTACAAACAAGCTCATGCAGTAGGTATTCTAAAGCTAAGCCTCTTCGTAAAACTTTGA
- the LOC134184629 gene encoding coiled-coil domain-containing protein 137-like: protein MGRVSRHKRIKTHDPFCRRRTNRQGDNERPCLEDEQQLSKPLKRLIIAKEDSSKRRRRKAGFDGVKKDFVRVKEQTKGDIVFSRREREATSSYFDRMERETMSVLHKHQKQIQATGQKRKQYMKKKDAQRKSQRLKLTQEKMADFNQFQDHVQFGEVAQAPPILSATPRKAVTKQTSNSPSIVKERLRIIELYRRRKQTNCRLKISG, encoded by the exons ATGGGAAGGGTTAGCCGCCATAAAAGAATAAAGACTCATGATCCGTTCTGTAGAAGACGAACGAATAGACA AGGGGATAACGAACGACCTTGTCTAGAAGACGAGCAGCAACTGTCCAAGCCGCTCAAGAGGCTAATTATAGCTAAAGAAGACAGCAGTAAACGCAGAAGACGGAAGGCTGGGTTTGACGGTGTGAAAAAAGACTTTGTACGTGTCAAAGAGCAAACTAAAGGAGACATCGTGTTCAGCAGACGAGAAAGAGAAGCAACTTCTTCCTACTTTGACCGTATGGAACGAGAGACCATGTCTGTCTTGCACAAACATCAGAAGCAAATACAAGCCACTGGACAAAAAAGAAAACA ATATATGAAGAAAAAAGATGCGCAGAGAAAATCTCAAAGGCTGAAACTAACACAAGAGAAAATGGCTGACTTCAACCAGTTTCAAG ATCATGTTCAGTTTGGTGAAGTTGCACAAGCACCACCCATTCTTAGTGCTACACCACGAAAAGCAGTTACTAAACAAACCTCCAACTCTCCTTCAATAGTGAAAGAACGACTTAGAATTATAGAACTATACAGAAGACGGAAGCAAACAAACTGTAGGCTGAAGATTTCAGGATAG
- the LOC134184630 gene encoding oxidoreductase-like domain-containing protein 1 isoform X1 → MRRIICFVTRIAMRGRITNRTTFLFQYVAQTQMLGSYCTVSNDVCLTEPPVPCCMSGCANCVWIQHAENLIKTQRDGEKTVRQSIDNIQDENLKAFVKLELKLKRLL, encoded by the exons ATGCGCAGAATTATTTGTTTCGTAACTCGAATAGCG ATGCGTGGTAGGATTACGAACAGGACTACGTTTTTGTTTCAATACGTTGCTCAGACTCAAATGCTTGGAAGCTATTGTACAGTTAGCAATG ACGTGTGCTTGACAGAACCACCTGTACCTTGCTGTATGAGTGGATGTGCAAATTGTGTTTGGATTCAGCATGCTGAGAATCTTATCAAAACACAACGAGATGGTGAGAAGACTGTTCGACAAAGCATTGACAACATACAGGATGAGAACTTGAAGGCTTTTGTTAAGCTGGAGCTAAAGTTGAAACGTCTTTTATGA
- the LOC134184630 gene encoding oxidoreductase-like domain-containing protein 1 isoform X2, which yields MRRIICFVTRIAMRGRITNRTTFLFQYVAQTQMLGSYCTVSNEPPVPCCMSGCANCVWIQHAENLIKTQRDGEKTVRQSIDNIQDENLKAFVKLELKLKRLL from the exons ATGCGCAGAATTATTTGTTTCGTAACTCGAATAGCG ATGCGTGGTAGGATTACGAACAGGACTACGTTTTTGTTTCAATACGTTGCTCAGACTCAAATGCTTGGAAGCTATTGTACAGTTAGCAATG AACCACCTGTACCTTGCTGTATGAGTGGATGTGCAAATTGTGTTTGGATTCAGCATGCTGAGAATCTTATCAAAACACAACGAGATGGTGAGAAGACTGTTCGACAAAGCATTGACAACATACAGGATGAGAACTTGAAGGCTTTTGTTAAGCTGGAGCTAAAGTTGAAACGTCTTTTATGA
- the LOC134184628 gene encoding ubiquitin domain-containing protein UBFD1-like isoform X2 has translation MDSGETLTEDGESHMISAATTAANEGCQEVQTAGKELSSESVSFKVTYKRTNYDVTFSFEKTVGELKDYLGKLTGVPVVMMKLMYKGAVKDDSKTLRDIRVMNGAKMMIVGSTVTDVMTLAAPLPASDKQKEEESGPTKEPFSKQRPHCLIIDKGKPDDALPARIGKKEALPKVPVSGMLNKLGGKVRLTFKLDVDQLWIGTRERTQKVQMSSIHSVISEPIVGHEEYHIMALQLGPTEQSRFWIYWVPAQYIDAIKDTILGKWQYF, from the exons ATGGATA GCGGCGAGactctcacagaagatggtGAGAGTCACATGATAtctgctgcaaccacagcaGCGAATGAGGGATGCCAGGAAGTACAAACAGCTGGAAAGGAATTGTCTAGTGAAAGTGTGTCATTCAAGGTTACTTACAAGCGGACAAATTACGACGTAACGTTTAGTTTCGAGAAAACAGTTGGAGAATTGAAAGATTACCTTGGCAAACTTACAG GTGTTCCTGTAGTCATGATGAAACTGATGTACAAAG GAGCTGTGAAAGATGACAGCAAGACGTTGAGGGACATTAGAGTGATGAATGGTGCAAAAATGATGATTGTTGGGTCAACTGTAACTGATGTGATGACACTAGCGGCCCCATTGCCTGCTTCTGACAAGCAAAAGGAAGAGGAATCTG GTCCAACAAAAGAACCTTTCTCTAAACAGAGG CCTCACTGTCTGATTATTGACAAGGGAAAGCCAGATGATGCTCTACCAGCAAGAATAGGCAAGAAG GAAGCACTTCCCAAGGTTCCTGTATCAGGCATGTTAAACAAGTTAGGAGGAAAAGTTAGGCTTACATTCAAGCTTGATGTCGATCAGCTGTGGATAGGCACAAGAG AAAGAACTCAAAAGGTACAAATGAGTTCCATTCATTCTGTTATATCAGAGCCAATTGTAGGTCATGAGGAATACCACATCATG GCACTTCAATTAGGACCAACAGAACAGTCAAGATTCTGGATCTACTGGGTACCAGCTCAATACATTGATGCTATAAAAGATACTATTTTAGGAAAGTGGCAGTACTTCTAA
- the LOC134184970 gene encoding uncharacterized protein LOC134184970 isoform X1 codes for MWTSSRRSLPAIGRRLDRSSVSESLAQSEPSTTTDFATQDIVAIDKMRGGNGFSGRQRPVSVSPLNEFSSSRIRHLESRINANEQAYRGFLEELVRIQDELRANVRRNDERWKEERKDRYQLREGLQTTAEQLSELLKRVNKAEDRADVEKREFRSVARHLEKVDLMRVGKQAEKVTVANQEQQMIWNDRYLNGICMCI; via the exons ATGTGGACATCTTCAAG AAGGTCTTTGCCTGCTATTGGCCGACGCTTGGACCGAAGCTCTGTGTCTGAATCTCTGGCGCAGTCAGAACCAAGCACCACTACTGACTTTGCTACGCAGGACATAGTTGCTATAGACAAAATGAGAGGTGGAAATGGTTTCTCTGGCAGACAGAGACCAGTGAGCGTATCACCTTTGAATGAGTTCAGTTCCAGTAGGATACGTCATTTGGAAAGCCGAATAAACGCTAATGAGCAAGCTTATCGTGGATTTCTAGAAGAACTGGTTCGTATCCAGGATGAACTCAGAGCAAATGTAAGAAGAAACGACGAACGGtggaaagaagagagaaaggACAGATATCAATTGCGTGAAGGATTGCAAACGACTGCCGAACAACTCAGTGAACTTTTGAAGAGAGTTAACAAGGCAGAGGATAGAGCTGACGTGGAAAAGAGGGAATTCAGGTCAGTTGCACGTCATCTAGAAAAAGTCGACCTGATGAGAGTGGGGAAGCAGGCTGAGAAGGTAACTGTAGCAAACCAAGAGCAGCAGATGATATGGAATGACAGGTACCTCAATGGAATTTGTATGTGCATCTAA
- the LOC134184969 gene encoding josephin-2-like: protein MEYPIDERDFSVSHPTVYLEKQKWLLCALHALNNLLQDSEAFSKSDLDSICESLSPRSTRQSFSVNPHRNSLGFGNYDVNVLMCALQQKKLTAIWFDRRKSVEILQFENIYGFILNRPVRGLRLSKLLMLGRKSLHWTALRKLNGIYYHLDSGMPDPIVIGKEDAVKSFIQRELEDNDHHLLVVISNEAHTSSSWLRNEEST from the exons ATGGAATACCCTATAGACGAACGTGACTTTTCCGTTTCTCACCCTACTGTTTATTTGGAAAAGCAAAAGTGGCTTCTTTGTGCTTTACACGCTCTTAACAACTTGCTTCAAGATTCCGAGGCTTTCTCGAAATCGGATCTAGACTCCATTTGTGAGAGTTTGTCACCAAGGTCTACCAGACAAAGTTTTAGTGTGAACCCGCACCGCAATTCATTGGGCTTCGGAAACTACGACGTCAACGTTCTCATGTGTGCCCTTCAGCAGAAGAAGTTAACAGCAATTTGGTTTGACAGAAGAAA GTCAGTGGAAATTCTTCAGTTTGAAAACATTTACGGCTTTATATTGAACCGACCAGTTCGAGGACTTCGACTTTCAAAGTTGCTTATGCTTGGCAGGAAATCTCTCCACTGGACAGCTTTAAGGAAACTAAATGGTATATATTACCATCTGGATTCAGGTATGCCAGATCCCATAGTTATTGGCAAAGAAGATGCTGTGAAAAGTTTTATTCAAAGAGAACTAGAAGACAATGACCATCACCTTTTGGTTGTTATTAGCAATGAAGCTCATACTTCAAGTTCTTGGTTACGTAATGAGGAAAGCACATAG